In a genomic window of Amblyomma americanum isolate KBUSLIRL-KWMA chromosome 4, ASM5285725v1, whole genome shotgun sequence:
- the LOC144127627 gene encoding uncharacterized protein LOC144127627: MNSWRAPGALSGRENSTRMRPPNPLCFFVQVSSVTSLYAKKSNDVCLLLFPRPGVLLCVFSECFDIVNQLLALSGDVELNPGPNTRHQVQDSLPDVQSKQLEDIFAILEALNTRTAKMQLDQKAFIKSIDDFKKSQLKLEEDLSEMNKRLTNVERKTVTIDETEKKVHPFQQLVDQLSCEYSQLRARLSELEDRQRRDNLLFYGIPDAQSESWAQSEEKLVKVLSSCLEIPSSEILIDRAHRLGRFASEKCRPIIAKFSSFKVKQRILLNCSKLKDEKITLSEDFSFATRHARKKLVEFGKSQPLTFKLRFNKLYIKNKCYSYNHSDDSVHEIPSAFLLPTNRSEDPTNDTHSASAPPTELVTN; this comes from the coding sequence atgaacagctggcgggcccccggcgcccttagtgggcgtgagaacagcaccaggatgcggccacctaatccgctctgcttcttcgtccaggttagttCTGTTACTTCCCTGTACGCTAAGAAATCTAATGACGTATGCCTgttgctgttcccacgcccgggagtTTTGCTTTGTGTGTTCAGTGAATGCTTTGATATTGTAAACCAACTTCTGGCGTTGTCCGGGGACGTCGAGCTCAACCCTGGGCCTAACACGAGGCATCAGGTACAGGACTCTCTTCCTGACGTCCAGTCTAAGCAGTTGGAAGATATATTTGCAATACTGGAGGCTTTGAACACGCGAACTGCGAAAATGCAACTGGACCAAAAGGCTTTCATAAAGTCTATTGATGATTTTAAGAAGTCCCAGCTGAAGTTAGAAGAAGATTTGAGCGAAATGAACAAAAGATTAACTAACGTTGAGCGCAAAACTGTTACCATTGACGAAACTGAGAAGAAAGTACATCCTTTTCAGCAGTTAGTTGACCAACTTTCTTGTGAATACtctcagctgcgcgcgcgcctgtctGAACTTGAAGACAGGCAGCGACGCGATAACCTTCTGTTCTATGGCATACCTGACGCGCAATCAGAGTCCTGGGCTCAGTCAGAAGAAAAGCTAGTCAAGGTTCTTTCATCCTGCTTGGAAATTCCGTCCTCTGAAATTTTGATCGATAGAGCGCACAGGCTCGGTAGGTTCGCATCAGAAAAATGTCGACCAATTATTGCCAAATTTTCATCCTTCAAGGTAAAGCAGAGAATACTGCTTAACTGTTCTAAGCTCAAGGATGAAAAAATTACGCTTAGCGAGGATTTTTCTTTTGCCACCCGTCACGCTAGAAAAAAACTGGTCGAATTTGGCAAATCCCAGCCGCTCACTTTCAAGCTTCGCTTCAATAAgctttacataaaaaataaatgctactCCTACAATCACTCTGATGACTCTGTTCATGAAATCCCAAGCGCCTTCCTGTTGCCAACCAACCGTTCTGAGGACCCTACGAATGATACCCACAGCGCCTCCGCGCCACCGACCGAACTTGTTACCAATTAG